CATCGGGAATGCGAAAGGTGCCCTCTACCGAGGCGCGCTCGTCACCGGCGCGGATCAGGCTCAGGTCGGCGCGCACCCCCAGCAGGGTTTCCACCGCGTCGATCAGGATCGATTTGCCCGCCCCGGTCTCGCCCGAGAAGGTCACCAGGCCACTGCCCAGCTCCAGGGTCAGGTCTTCGATGATGGCAAAGTTTTGAATACGCAGTTCGGTCAGCATATTAGGAATTGATCTCAATGCCTGCCAAGCGATAGTAGGTGGTTGAGACCGCCAGCGAAAGATAGGCCAGCGGCCACAGCGCACTCAGGAAGGCGCCCAACCCTGCCCCGCCAAAGACATACGCCAGCGGCAGCAACACGAAAGGCGCCGCTCCCAGGCCCACCGCCAGGGCGGTCAACTGAAACAGCCGCGGCGAGCGGCGCCGCCCCGTGACGCGGCGCACCGCCGCGGCGATCAGGTTGCCCGCCAGCGGCGCCAGGAACAGGGTGAAGAAGCCGATACGCAGCGCAAGGTAGCCACCCAACGCCGAAAGCAGCGTGGCTACGAGGATGGCCAGTACATAATCGCGCGAGGTGCTGGTATCAAACACCTTTTGCTGGCCACGCACACACTCTCTGCAGCGGTAGCCAGTGGGAGTGTGGATGGCGCACTGGGCACAGATGTATTTCTCACACTGGTTGCAGCGCAGCCCAGTTTCACGCGTCGGGTGGTTGGCACAATAAGTTGCAGTCGTCATGCGGCAGCTCCTGCCGAAGGATTGGTGGCCATCAAAGATAACAGCCGTTGATAAAAATAGCTGGCCTCGCGGAAGCGCAGAAAATGCAGGCTGTGCTCACTGGCGCGCACGTCCACACAATCGCCGATCTGCATCGCCTCGGGCGCCTGGCCATCCACGCTCAGCACGGCTTCATCGCCGCGTTCCAGGCACACAGTAATGCTGGCGCCTTGATCCAACACCAGGGCGCGTTCCACGCTGAGGTGCGGCGCCACCGGCAACAGCAGCACATTGCGCAGCGTGGGCGGCAGGATCGGCCCGCCGGCGGCCAGGGCATAGGCCGTGGAGCCGGTGGGCGTGGCGATGATCACGCCGTCAGCCACATAGGTGGTCAGCGCAGTGCCATCCACGCTGGCGCTCAGGTGCACCGGGCGCACCACGCGGCCGCGGCCCACCATCGCTTCGTTGAGCGCTTCCCAGGTTCCCAGAACCGTTTCGCCGCGGCGCAACTGCACATGCAGCAGCATGCGTTTTTCCAGGCTGTATTCGCCGCTGGCCAAGCGTGGCAGGTAGTGCTGCCATTCCTGCGGGCCGAGCTCGATCAGGAAGCCGAAGTTGCCATAATTAATGCCCAGCAATGGAATGTTCAGCGGAGCGCACAGGTGCCCGGCGCGCAACATGGTGCCATCGCCGCCCAGCGCAACCACCAAATCAGTGCCCTGCTGCTGCAATTCGGCCTGGGTGGTAGCGCCCTGCAGCACGGCGCGGCTGGCTGGCAGCTGGTGCTGCTGCAAGAAAGCTACTACGTCGGCACACAACGCCATCGCTGCAGGGTTGGACGCGCTGGCCAGCACGGTGACATGATTGAACGCAGGCATGGGTACCATCTTTCTTAGTGTATCCGTTCAGTACAATCCTGGCGGTAACCGCAGGACTGGCAGCGCGCCGCCTGCTGGTGCGAACGGTGCACCTCCACCTGGCGCATGCTCTGGCGCATGGCGCTGAGCAGCTCGAGCACCTCGGCCTCCAACGCGGCGGTGAACTCCACCTGGAAGCTACGCTGCGGATAGCGCAAAATGCCATACGGTGGCCGGCGCTGCAAGCTGCGCGCCACCAGCAAGCAGTAGGCGGCCAATTGGTACACATGCGAAGGATAGGGCCTGGCCGGCGTGCGGCCACTTTTGACCTCTACCGGCACCAACCCGGCGGCGCTTTCCACTAAGTAATCCGGCCGCCCCACCAGCCCCAACGCCTCGTCAAACAAGGCCTGCTCCACACGGCGCTCTACTCCCGTGTCGGAGTACACCACCGCCCCGGCGGGCAAGCCCAAGCCGGCGCGCTGGCGCTGGCTCCAGCCCCACAGCAGCACAGCCAGCAAAAATAGAAGCGCGGCCCAGGCAGCGTACATATCTAGCCCGCCCACTGCCGCGCCAGCAGCAGCACGGCTGCCAGCAGCAAGGCCAGCGCCAGCCCGCGCTGCCAGGCCAGCGCCTGCCAGCGCCGCCCGTGGCGCAGATGCTGGCGGCTGCCCTCGAGCAGCTCGGCGATGTTTGCCTGCGGCACACCCTGGCGGCGCAACCACCAGGCCCGCTGGCAATAGATGTACTCGCCGATCTCAGAAGCTTTGATCCACTCGCGGCTGCTCATGCGTCGTTGAGCTTCTCCTCGAGCGAGTGCAGGCGCGCCTCCAGGCGTTGCTGGCGCAGGCTGATGGTCATGTCACCACGCGTGCGCTCCACCAGGCTGCGACAGATGTCCGTCAGGCGGCGCAACCCGCGCGTGACCGCATCGGGGTAATCCATCGTCACCAATACGGCGTAGATCTCATCCATTTCGCCGAGCAGGCGCTCGGCTTCCTCGGAATGGCCGTGACGCAGGATGTCCAGGCAGCGCCGGCGCAGTTCGCCCACCGCTTCGGAGAGGCCCTGCAAGTAGGTCGCCGATTCCACCTGTAGCTCCTGCGGGCTGGGCAGCGCGGCATTGTTCACCAGGGCGCGCACCAGATTGGCTTCAGCATATTCTTTGAGGGCATCCTGGGTGTAGCCGGCAAAATACAGATCGGGAAAGTTCTGCAAGCCGGCGCGCAGCGCCGCGGCCAGATCGGCCGCCGCCTGCAGCTCGGCGGCCGCGGCGTCGGGCTCGTCGCGGTGAATGGCGCGAATGGCTTGCGAGCAATGCCGGGTGAGCTGGCGGGTTTGCGCCAGGGCGGCATCGCGCGCTGCGGTTTGGGCTTCCAGGTCCGTGCGAATGCTGTCTGCGATCATGGCAAGGCGCGGCGCGCTCATGTCTCCGGCTCCTCGGGAGTGTGCAGCGCGCCGAACAGATCGTCGGCCAGGCTCTTGCCTTCGGGCAGCTTCACTTCCCCAAATTGGCTTTCATAGCGGGCCAGGTTCTCCTGCAAGGCGCGCTGCAGCAGCTTGGCGCTGAGCGGCGACATGAGCACGCGACCTTTGATGAACACATCCAGTTCGCCGGGCAGCCGCCGGCCGAAATCGAAGACGAATTCGGCCGGCGAATGCGCCACGCGCACCACATTGCTGTACAAGGCATCTACGCCCGGTGCGATCACCAGGCGTGGGCGCCGCGGCGGGGTGGGATCGGTAGGCTGGGCCATGGCTGCCTAGAAGGGGATCTCGTCCTCGCTGCCGCCCAGCATGCCATCCGGCTCCGCCGGTACGCCGCCGTAGTCGCCGCCGCCAGCGCCCATATCGCCACCGCCGCCGCGCCCGCCGAGGAAGACGACGCGTTCAGCGGTGACCTCATACGAGGCGGCCGGGGTGCCATCCTGGCGCGTCCACACCCGCGGGCCACCGCTGGCTTTATCCGGGGTCATGCGCCCCTCGATCATTACCTGGCTGCCGGTCTTCAGGTATTGGTTGCAGATCTCCGCCTGGCGCCCCCACGCCGAGATGCGGAACCACACCGTTTCTTTGATCTTCTCGCCATTTGAGCCGGTGTACTGGCGATTGCTGGCTACGTTAAAGTTGGTGACCGCCTGGCCCCCGGGGGTATAGCGCATCTCAGGGTCACGCCCCAAATTGCCGACGATGGTGATCTTGTGATAAGACATGTTTTTCTCCTGTTCCCAAAATAGGTACGCAAAATAGAGTTAACAAAACTCAAGGGTTTTAGCTATTCAGTTAAGTCGTTGGTGGGGCTCCTTTTCGGATGAGCGTTTGAGTACGTTTCCCAGGCTGATTACCCGGTGCTAAATAAAATTCACTCACCGACACTTAAATTATAGACCATCTGTGCGAAACAAGTCAACAGGGGGCTAAAACGCCTCCAGTGTGCCGCGCCGCTTGGCAAACGCTTCAAACCAGCGGAACATGAGGTAACCCAGCGCAACATAAACGAAGCCAAACAACAGCTCCCCGGCCAGCAAGTGGCTGACCTCAGCCAGGCTGGCCCCGCCCACGATCTGGCGCGCCGCGGCAATGCCGCGGGTCAGCGGCAGCGCCTGGCCGATCGCCTGCGCCCAGGCGGGCAACAGCGCGGTTTGCACATTGGCGCCCGAGAACAACAGCAGCAGGAAGAACACCGTGTTGTTGACGAACATTACATTCAAAGTCACCAGGCTAAGGCAGCCGCACAGCAGCCCCAGGCCGCAGGTACTGAAGGTGGTGATCACGATCACCAGCGCCAGCGCGCCCAGGTTGGCCTGCGAGAGATCCAGCCCCAGCAGCACCACGCCCCAGAAGAAGCCCAGCACTACGCCGAAGGCACCGTCAATGATGTGCATAAAGGCGCGCCCGAAAAAGACGGTCAGGCGATTGGCCGGCGAGCCAAACAGATACAGCAAAGTACCGTCCCGCCGGTCACCGCCGATGCTCATGGTGACGCCGTAAATGCCGCTGCTCGCGGCGATCTGGAGCGCATTGCCAACAATATAGAAGCTGGCCTCGCTGCCATTGCTGGCGTACTTGCCCAGGAATACAAAAAAGAGCATATAGCTGAGCGGGCTGACCACCTTGGAGGCCAGGTAGGTCATCGGGCGGAGCCAACGGAACAGCGCCACATACGAGAGCAGCGCACCCTCAAAGAAGAGACGGAAGTTGTTGCGCAGTGTGCGTAGGCTCATTGCATTCCCAGCGTGCCTTCAACGCGCGCCTTGTAGAGTACATAGCGAAACAGCCAGCGGCTGCCCAGTAGATACAGCGCGCTGAAGCCCAGCATCATGCCCCAGCACAGCAGCATTTCCTGCGGGGTGGCGCTGCCGGCGGCGCTGGCCTGCAAGGCGCGCCCGGCCCAATACGGAGTCAGCAGCCAGCTCAATGGCGTGGTCCAGCCTGGCAACAGCGCGATCGGAAACAAAAAGCCACACAAGATGTACACCGGGAACTCCAGCCCGTTCTGCCAGTGCTGCACCGCCGGGCTGATGATGAACAGCGAGGCGATGATCAGCCCAAAACAGATGAAAGCCACCACCGTTACCACCAGGCTGGCGATAAAAAGGCCGGGTTGGGCAATGCGCACATCCAACTGGAACAGCCAGGCCACCAGCGTGTAGCTCACCACCATGGAGAGCAGCGATTGCAGCACGCTGGCCAGATTCTTGCCGAAGACGATGACCTGCAGCGGGATCGGCACGGCCACCAAATTCTCCAGCGTACCGGTCCAACGCTCGCCGGTGATGCTATTGCCGCATACGAACAGCAGGCTGCTCCACAGGCCGGTCATGCCGCTGCCCACCACCACGAACATCGCCTGGTCGCCGCCGCGCGCTTGCAGCATCCACAACGCCAACAGGGCGATGATCATCGGCTGCACCAGCACAGTGAAGATCACGAACGCATCCACAAAAACCTGCTTGATGGTGATCTCACCGCTCAGCGCGGCCGCATGCCAGTATTGGCGCAACTTAGTCAGTGACACGCGTGTCTCCCACCAGGCGCACATAAGCATCTTCCAGGGTCGGCTCGCGCGAGGTCACCCGCCCGATGCGCTGGCCTTCCAGCATATGCATCAGATCCGGGATGGCTTCGGCGCCACGCTGGGTATGGATGGAGAGCAGTTGCGTCTGCTCGTAATCCTTGATCGAAACGTTATCCACAAAGGCTGCGGCGCGCAGGCGCGCCACGATCTCCTCGGCAATGCCGAAGCCTTCGATTTCGATCACCGATAGGTCTTGCACCAGGGTCTTGAGCTTGGCGGGCGTATCCAGCGCGACGATGCGGCCCTTGTTGACCACGGCGATGCGCTGGCACAGCGCATCCGCCTCAAACATGTAGTGCGTGGTGAGCAGGATCGTCTTCTTCTGCGCCTGTAGGTTGCGCACCACCTGGCGCAGATCGCGCGCCCCCACCGGGTCAAGCCCGATGGTGGGCTCATCCAGGAAGAGGATGTTGGGGTCATGGATCAAGGCGCGGGCGATGTGCAAGCGCTGCTTCATGCCGCGCGAGTAACCTTCCACTTTCTCGTGCGCCCGTTCGCGCAGGCTGACCATTTCGAGCAGTTCAGGAATACGGCGAGCGGCCACGTCCGGATCCACGCCGTACAAGCTGGCAAAGTAGCGCAAATTATCCCAGGCAGACAGGCGCCAATACAGGCCGCGCTCCCCACCGAAAATGAAGCCGATGCGGCTGCGAATGGCTTCGGCCTGGCGCACCACATCGTAGCCGCCCACGCGCGCCTCGCCGCCACTGGGGGCCAGCAGCGTAGTGAGCATCTTGGTGGTGGTGGTCTTGCCGGCGCCATTGGGGCCCAGCAAGCCGAACAGCTCGCCTTCCTCAACGGCAAAAGAAACATCTTCCACCGCCACCACTTCTTTCACCTGGCGGCGGAAGTGCCCCACGTGGGTCTTGTAGACCCGGCGCAAATGGCTAACTTCGATCGCGTTCACTACAGCTCCTACATTGCCATGGCGGCGGGCTAACGCTCCACCTGCCACACCTTCAGATCCGAGAACCCCACCGAGATGTCGCTTTCGCTGGCGGCGTGTACAAAGGCGCCCAGTGTGCCGCGATACAAGAGCGAATCGGTCACGCTGAACAGATAAAAATCATTGACGAAGAAATGCATCTGCCCGCCGGCCGCCCACACCCCCAGCCGGGTAGTGCTGGGCGCCAGGGAGGGCACGGCCCCGCTGCTCAGCCAGTCGGCCTGGCGGCTCAGGGCGCCGTTGTAAAAACGATCCACCTTGGCACGGCCATCGCACGAGAGCGAAAAGCGGAAATGGTTGCCGTCCTGGGCGCGTAGCACCAGGCCGTATTCATCCTCAGCGTGGCAATAGCTGGTGGTGGCGGTCAACTCTGCATAGAAATCGCGAAACACCGGCTCGCTGCGCGTGCTCACCAGGTAACTGTGCGCGCTCTTCAGCACCAGGGTCAAGCGCCCATTGGCGATCTGCGCACTGGCGCTGGCCGAACGGCTGGTGCTCCATAGGCTCGCATCGCTAAAATCATCCGCCAGCAGCAGCTCCGTGACGCCGGGGCGCATATCCGGCGTGGGGCTCAATACCGCCGTGGGGAACGGCGAGGGCGTGGGCGTCGGCGGGAACCACACCGGCGTTTCGCTGGCGGTGGCCGTGGGCAGCAAGGCCTCGGTGGGCAGCTCCTGCGCGGCGAGCGGCACAAAGCAGGCAGACAGTAAGACGCTGCCCATCAGCAACGTCAAAAAAGAACGGCGCAAGATCACGGCGTTATTATAGCCAGCGCCCCCAGCCAGGGAGTAGAATCAGCCCCTATGCGCATCCTCGTTCGCTCTAAGATCCACAATGCCACGGTCACCGAAGCCAATCTGGCGTACATCGGCAGTATTACGATTGACGAAGAATTGGTGGAACGCGCCGGGCTGTGGCCGGGCGAAAAAGTGCTGGTGGTCAGCAATACCAGCGGGCAGCGCCTGGAAACCTATGTGATCGTCGGCCCGCGCGGCAGCGGCACGATCACGATGAACGGCGCCGCCGCCCACCTGGTGAAAGCCGGCGAGCAAATCATCATCATGGCTTTCGAGATCAGCGCCGAGCCGGTGGAAGCCACCTTCATCCTGGTGGACGAGAACAACAAGTTCGTGCGCTACTTGTGAGCGCGGCGCGGCTTGCGCTCCAGCAAGCGGTGCCCTTCCTGCAGTAAGCGCTGCAGCTCATCCCAATCCGTACCTTCATCCAGATACGCACCGATCCAGCCCTGGCTGCCCTGATAGGGTGGCACAAAATAGCGCTGCGGCGCGGCCTGCACCAACAGGTCGCGTTCGGCCGCTTCGGCCTTGATCCACAGCGCGTTGCGCCCGGCTCCATGATGGTTGGCGGCACTGGCGAACATGGCATACATGCGCCCGCCGCGCCGCCAGGTGGGCTCGCCCCAGGCAGCCTGCTCTACACTCCCTGGCAGCGCGGCGCACAGCCGGCGCACCCGCGCCAGGGCGCGCGGGGTGGCCGCAGGTGGCTTCATGCGGCCTGATAGCGTTGGCGAATGGCCGGCACGAGATATTCGTCAAAACAGCGCGCCTGGTCCAACTCGGGCGCCCAACCCCAATCGGCGCGCGCGGCGGCATCCTGCATGTCCATCGGCCAGGCATCCACGATGCCCTGGCGCTGGGCATGCGGCGCAAAGGTGATTTGCGCCGCCGGAAAGGCGGCCAGCACCTGCTGGCGGAAGGCTTCGGCGGAGAGGCTGAAACTGGTGACGTTATAGGCGTGCCGGGTTAGGGCGGCACGCGGCGCGGCGGCCAACTGCAACAGGGCGCGCACGCCATCCGGCATGGCCATAAAGGGGATTGTGGCATCTGGGCGCACAAAGCAGGCATACGCCTGGCCCTGGGCGGCGGCGTGCAACATCTCCGGCCCGTAATCGCTGGTGCCGCCGGTGGGCAACGTGAAGGCGCTGATCAAGCCGGGAAAGCGCAACGCGCGGAAATCCACGCGCACCGGGGGCTGCTCATCCAACTGGCGATAGTTCTCGGCGTAGTAGCTGCCCAACAGTTCCACCGCCAGCTTATTGGCCCCGTACATCGTGGTGGGGTGCAGGTGCTCTTCTTCGGCCAGCGCACCGGCGGCGTGCTTGGCCTCCAGGCTGGGCAAGCCGTAGACCGCCATCGAACTGGGGAAGAGAAATTTCACCGCCTCGCCGTGCGCCGCCGATTGCGCCGCGGCCAGCTCCAACAGCAAAACGCTGGCCTCCACGTTCACTTCGTGGGCCAGCGCTGGGGAGTGCTCTGCTCGGGTGGAAAGCAGGGCGGCCAGATGGAAAATAGTATCGAGGTGGTGCTCGGCCGCAATCTGCTCCAGCACCGCCGGGTCAGCCACGCTGCCGCGCACATGCGTAGTCAGCGCGGCCAGCTCGGCCGGCATCGGCGCCAAATCCAGGGTGAGCAGCCGGTGCGTGCCAGCCGCGGCCAGGGCGCGCACCAGCGCCTGGCCAATTTCGCCGGCCGCGCCGGTGATCAAGATCGTCTTTTTCTGCATCGCAACCTAGCGTTTTCGCTGAGCGGCAGGTGCCGCACGCTGCGTATTATAAAAGGCTGCACCACGCTCCCCACCAAATCTGGCTTCAAGGCGCTTGACGCAGAACGCTTGTTCATGTTATTCTGTATTAGCACAAATGACCTACAAAGCGAGTCAAGTGCTGGGAGTACGCAAATGATGATGGCCAAGAGACGCAAAGGTTTGAGCGAACGCCACAAGAAGATCCTGGATCTGCTGGAACGCTACCAGGATGAAAATGGCTACCCGCCCTCCATCCGCGAGATCGGCAAGCAGACCGGCATCTCCTCCACCTCGGTGGTCAACTACTACCTCAACCAGCTCGAAGAAGAAGGCTACATCGAGCGCGATCGCAAGATCTCGCGCGGCGTGCGCCTGGTGAAGGGCATCAGCTCTGCCGCCACTGCGGTGCGCGAAGCCATCGAAGATCTGATCAAAGTGCCGGTGGTTGGCCGCATCGTGGCCGGTGCGCCCATGCCGGTGCCCGGCTCTGACTTCGCCTATTACGATCAGGATAGCGGCGTTGAGATCGCCCGCAGCCTGCTCGGCCCCGGCGACAAAGAAGAAGACCTCTTCGCCCTTGAAGTGCAGGGTGACTCGATGGTCGATGCCATGGTCAATGATGGTGACATCGTGGTAATGAAAAAGGCCCAGGATGCACGCAACGGCGAAATGGTGGCCGTGTGGCTCACCGATCGCGACGAGACCACCTTGAAATACTTCTACAAAGAGAACGGTGGCATTCGCTTGCAGCCCGCCAACCCCACCATGCAGCCGATCTTTGTGGATAACCCGCGCGCCGTACAAGTGCAGGGCAAAGTGGTCATGGTCATCCGCCAGATGGCCGCCCCCAACTAACCTACTCCTGCACCCAACCCTACTAACCCGAAAGCCCGCCATCCGCGGGCTTTTGTTATCTCGCCAACCCTCGCGCCGGCCGCAAACTGGCCCAGCAGTTTTGCTGCATACGCTTAGAATATGGCGCATGTCCAGCCCACGCGAACGTATCCTGGTGACGCTGCTGCGCGAGATCGCCGCGGAACAAGGCTATCGCTTCACTAGCTTCTCGCAAGATTGGATCCTGCGCCTGGCGCGCCAGGGCCAGGCGCGCCACGTGTTCGGCTTCAACTTTGAGATCAACTCGGCCACCGCGCTCTCGCTGGCCGGCGACAAGGCGGCCGTGGCCGCCCTGCTCGCCGATCAAGGCGTGGCGCACATCGAGCATCGCTTTTTCCTCAACCCCAGCCGGGCCGCCTATGTGCCCGATCACGGGCATTGGCCGGCCATCCTCGCCTACGCCGAAGCGCAGCACTACCAACTGGTGGCCAAGCCCAACGACGGCACCGGCGGGCTGGGCGTGACGCATGTGCAAACCCAGGCGCAATTGGAACGCGCCGTGCAAACCATCTTCCAGCGCGGCCAATCGCTCAGCCTGTCACCCTTCTATCCCATTGATAACGAATTCCGCCTGGTGATGCTGGATGCCGAATGCCAACTGGCCTATAGCAAGCAACGCCCCGCGCTGCATGGCGATGGCCATAGCCACCTGCGCAGCTTGCTGGCGGCCGCCCTGCTCTCCGGGCAGATCAGCCAGGCCCAGGCCAGCGAGGCGCTGGAGCAGCACCAGGGCCAACTGGAGCGCGTGCTGGCCGCTGGCGAGTCGCTCACGATCAGCTGGAAGCACAACCTGGGTGCCGGGGCCACCCCGCGCCCATTGGCCGCCGGGCCGCAGTTGGCCGCGTTGGCGCGCCTGGCCCAGGCCGCCGCCCAGGCGATCAACATTCGCTTTGCCTCGGTCGATATTGTTGAGGTCAGCGGCGAGCTGCGCGTGCTGGAAGTGAATTCGGGCATCATGATGGAGCACTTCGCCCGCCACCGCCCCGAGAACCGCGCCCTAGCCAAGGCGATCTATGCGCGGGCGGTGGAAAAGATGTTTGCCCCGCACTGATAAAATCGGTGCGTGCCCCCGCGTCTCACCATTCCGCGTAGCAAGCGCCTGCTCGATCTGGCCCTGGCCATATTCGGCGGCATCCTGCTGCTGCCGCTGATCCTGCTGCTGGCGCTGCTGGTGCGCCTGTTCCTCGGCCACCCGGTACTCTTCCGCCAGCCGCGCCCGGGCATCGGCGGCCTGCCCTTCACGCTCTACAAGTTTCGCACGATGCGCGAGGCCAGCGGCCCCGACGGGCAACCGCTGCCCGATGCCCAGCGCCTCACCGGCTTTGGGCGCCTGCTGCGCGCCACCAGCCTGGATGAGCTGCCCGAGCTGTGGAACGTGCTGCGCGGCGAAATGAGCCTGGTGGGGCCGCGCCCCTTGCTGATGCGCTACCTCGATCGCTACACCCCGCAGCAGTTCCGCCGCCACCTCACCTTGCCGGGCATCACCGGCTGGGCGCAGATCAACGGGCGCAACAATGTTTCCTGGGAAGATAAGTTCGCCCTGGATGTTTGGTATGTAGACCATTGGTCCTTGTGGCTGGATATAAAGATCCTGCTGCTTACCCCGTTCAAAGTGCTGCGCCGCGAAGGTATCAACCAGCCCGGCAACGCCACCGCCATGGAGTTCATGGGCAGCTCCGCCGCCGAAAAGCACCCGCCGTTATAATGCGCGCCATGCCTACCCACGCCGCGCTGTACCGGCAGCTCTACACCATTCGCCGTTTTGAAGAAACATTGTTGGAAGCCTTCCCCAGCGGCGCATTCTACGGCACTACCCATACCTACATCGGGCAGGAGGCCAACGCCGTGGGCGTATTAGCCCACCTGCAGCCCGGCGATATCGTCTTCAGCAATCACCGCTGCCACGGCCACTTCCTCGCCTATGGCGGCGAGCCCCACGGCTTGTTTGCCGAGCTAATGGGCAAGGCCACCGGGGTGTGCGCCGGCCTGGGCGGCTCGCAGCACCTGCATTGGAAGGATTTCTATTCCAACGGAGTGCTGGGCAGCACCGCGCCGATTGCGGTGGGCACTGCCCTGGCCGAAAAAGAAAAGGGCAGCCCGGCGATCTGTGTCCTCTTCCTGGGCGATGGCGCCATGGGCGAAGGCGTAGTCTACGAGAGCCTCAACCTGGCGGCGCTGTGGGGTGCGCCGGTCTTGTTCGTGGTGGAGAACAATCACATCGCCCAAACTACGCCCACTGAGCTGGCGCTGGCCGGCAGCCTGGCAGCACGCTTTGCCGCCTTTGGTATCCCGGTCAACGAGCTGGATAGCAACGATGTCGATGTGATCTATGCCGCCGCCGCCAGCGAATTTGCCGCATTGCGGCACACTGCTGCCCCGCGGGCGTTGATCCTCAACACCACGCGCTTCGGGCCGCATTCCAAAGGTGACGATACGCGCGATCCGGCGCTGGTGGCCAGTTGGCGCGCCACGCGTGACCCGCTGACCCTGCAAGCGGCGCGCCTGGAGCCCGCCGCCCGCCAGGCACTCGAAAGCGCCGTCGATGCGGAGATCGCGCGTGCCTATGCCCAGGCCGAAGCCGACCCGTTACCTAGCCTCCCCGCGCTCACACAGGCAGGCCGCCAATGATCTGCCAGGCGCAGCATTCACGCTTTACGGGCATGCGGCGATGACTAGCGTACTCGAAGCGCTTACCCGCGGCTTGCATGCCGCCTTTGCCCAGGATGGGCGCGTCTACCTGATCGGCGAAGATCTGCTCGATCCCTATGGGGGCGCGTTCAAGGTCAGCCGCGGGCTTTCCAGCCAATACCCCGGGCGCGTGTGGAGCAGCCCAGTCTCTGAGGCCGCCATCACCGGCGTGGCCGCCGGTATGGCGCTGCGCGGTCTGCGCCCCGTGGTGGAGCTGATGTTCGGTGATTTCAGTACGCTAATAGCCGACCAACTGATCAACAGCATCACCAAGTTCCCGGCCATGTTCAACGGCACGGTGCGCGTGCCGATCGTCATCCGCAC
The DNA window shown above is from Anaerolineales bacterium and carries:
- a CDS encoding B-box zinc finger protein — encoded protein: MTTATYCANHPTRETGLRCNQCEKYICAQCAIHTPTGYRCRECVRGQQKVFDTSTSRDYVLAILVATLLSALGGYLALRIGFFTLFLAPLAGNLIAAAVRRVTGRRRSPRLFQLTALAVGLGAAPFVLLPLAYVFGGAGLGAFLSALWPLAYLSLAVSTTYYRLAGIEINS
- a CDS encoding NAD(+)/NADH kinase, yielding MVPMPAFNHVTVLASASNPAAMALCADVVAFLQQHQLPASRAVLQGATTQAELQQQGTDLVVALGGDGTMLRAGHLCAPLNIPLLGINYGNFGFLIELGPQEWQHYLPRLASGEYSLEKRMLLHVQLRRGETVLGTWEALNEAMVGRGRVVRPVHLSASVDGTALTTYVADGVIIATPTGSTAYALAAGGPILPPTLRNVLLLPVAPHLSVERALVLDQGASITVCLERGDEAVLSVDGQAPEAMQIGDCVDVRASEHSLHFLRFREASYFYQRLLSLMATNPSAGAAA
- a CDS encoding Dna2/Cas4 domain-containing protein, translated to MYAAWAALLFLLAVLLWGWSQRQRAGLGLPAGAVVYSDTGVERRVEQALFDEALGLVGRPDYLVESAAGLVPVEVKSGRTPARPYPSHVYQLAAYCLLVARSLQRRPPYGILRYPQRSFQVEFTAALEAEVLELLSAMRQSMRQVEVHRSHQQAARCQSCGYRQDCTERIH
- a CDS encoding haloacid dehalogenase: MIADSIRTDLEAQTAARDAALAQTRQLTRHCSQAIRAIHRDEPDAAAAELQAAADLAAALRAGLQNFPDLYFAGYTQDALKEYAEANLVRALVNNAALPSPQELQVESATYLQGLSEAVGELRRRCLDILRHGHSEEAERLLGEMDEIYAVLVTMDYPDAVTRGLRRLTDICRSLVERTRGDMTISLRQQRLEARLHSLEEKLNDA
- a CDS encoding DUF3467 domain-containing protein gives rise to the protein MAQPTDPTPPRRPRLVIAPGVDALYSNVVRVAHSPAEFVFDFGRRLPGELDVFIKGRVLMSPLSAKLLQRALQENLARYESQFGEVKLPEGKSLADDLFGALHTPEEPET
- a CDS encoding single-stranded DNA-binding protein; this translates as MSYHKITIVGNLGRDPEMRYTPGGQAVTNFNVASNRQYTGSNGEKIKETVWFRISAWGRQAEICNQYLKTGSQVMIEGRMTPDKASGGPRVWTRQDGTPAASYEVTAERVVFLGGRGGGGDMGAGGGDYGGVPAEPDGMLGGSEDEIPF
- a CDS encoding ABC transporter permease, whose protein sequence is MSLRTLRNNFRLFFEGALLSYVALFRWLRPMTYLASKVVSPLSYMLFFVFLGKYASNGSEASFYIVGNALQIAASSGIYGVTMSIGGDRRDGTLLYLFGSPANRLTVFFGRAFMHIIDGAFGVVLGFFWGVVLLGLDLSQANLGALALVIVITTFSTCGLGLLCGCLSLVTLNVMFVNNTVFFLLLLFSGANVQTALLPAWAQAIGQALPLTRGIAAARQIVGGASLAEVSHLLAGELLFGFVYVALGYLMFRWFEAFAKRRGTLEAF
- a CDS encoding ABC transporter permease — encoded protein: MSLTKLRQYWHAAALSGEITIKQVFVDAFVIFTVLVQPMIIALLALWMLQARGGDQAMFVVVGSGMTGLWSSLLFVCGNSITGERWTGTLENLVAVPIPLQVIVFGKNLASVLQSLLSMVVSYTLVAWLFQLDVRIAQPGLFIASLVVTVVAFICFGLIIASLFIISPAVQHWQNGLEFPVYILCGFLFPIALLPGWTTPLSWLLTPYWAGRALQASAAGSATPQEMLLCWGMMLGFSALYLLGSRWLFRYVLYKARVEGTLGMQ
- a CDS encoding ABC transporter ATP-binding protein, with product MNAIEVSHLRRVYKTHVGHFRRQVKEVVAVEDVSFAVEEGELFGLLGPNGAGKTTTTKMLTTLLAPSGGEARVGGYDVVRQAEAIRSRIGFIFGGERGLYWRLSAWDNLRYFASLYGVDPDVAARRIPELLEMVSLRERAHEKVEGYSRGMKQRLHIARALIHDPNILFLDEPTIGLDPVGARDLRQVVRNLQAQKKTILLTTHYMFEADALCQRIAVVNKGRIVALDTPAKLKTLVQDLSVIEIEGFGIAEEIVARLRAAAFVDNVSIKDYEQTQLLSIHTQRGAEAIPDLMHMLEGQRIGRVTSREPTLEDAYVRLVGDTRVTD
- a CDS encoding aspartate 1-decarboxylase; the protein is MRILVRSKIHNATVTEANLAYIGSITIDEELVERAGLWPGEKVLVVSNTSGQRLETYVIVGPRGSGTITMNGAAAHLVKAGEQIIIMAFEISAEPVEATFILVDENNKFVRYL
- a CDS encoding MmcQ/YjbR family DNA-binding protein, giving the protein MKPPAATPRALARVRRLCAALPGSVEQAAWGEPTWRRGGRMYAMFASAANHHGAGRNALWIKAEAAERDLLVQAAPQRYFVPPYQGSQGWIGAYLDEGTDWDELQRLLQEGHRLLERKPRRAHK